AGATGCTGACGATGCCCACGGCGGAGGAGGCGGCCAGCGCCGGCGAGGGGCCGCCCCCCGACGACCCCCCGGTCTGCGTGTCCGACTCCAATCGCATGTTCACGCTGGAGTCGCTGAAAGCCGTGTGGCACGGGCAGAAGCTGGACTTCTTCAAGTCGGCGCACGTGGGCTCCTTAGCCCCCAACCCCGAAGTGATCCAGCTGGACGGGCAGAAGCGCCTCCGCATCCTCGACTTCGCCCGCGGGAAGAGACCGCTCATCCTCAACTTCGGCAGCTGCACCTGACCCCCGTTCATGGCTCGCCTGAGGTCCTTCCAGCGCCTGGCCGCGCACTTCGTGGACATTGCTGACTTCCTGCTGGTGTACATCGAAGAAGCACACCCCTCCGACGGCTGGGTCAGCTCGGACGCAGCCTACAAGATCCCTAAGCACCAGTGCCTCCAGGACAGGCTGCGGGCAGCTCAGCTGATGAGGGAAGGGGCGCCTGATTGCCCCCTGGCCGTGGACACCATGGACAATGCTTCCAGCGCCGCCTACGGTGCCTACTTCGAGAGGCTCTACATCATCCAGGAGGAGAAGGTGATGTACCAGGGAGGCAGAGGACCAGAGGGCTACAAGATCTCCGAGCTGAGGAGCTGGCTAGACCAGTACAAAACCCGGCTCCAGAGCCCCAGCACGGTGGTCATCCAAGTGTAAAAGGACCCGGCGAAAAGTGCAGGGGTGGAGAGGCGAGGGGAGGACGGGAGGAGAGGTGGAGAGGGAGAAGGCACTGCGAAGCGGATGGCAGGAGCTGTCTTCCCCCGGGGACACTCGAAGGAGGCTGCTGTGCGAGCTTTCGAGCAAGATGTGCCATAGTCCTTTCTCTATTCAAATCATGTTGATTTGCCAGCCACGCTCTGTCAATACTGTATTTCCATGTGCGTtttgtaaataacttttttttttttggagaagcgTTTACTACTTTTTAAGGAGGCTCTCTTCCTACGGGATCTGTTCCCAGCTGTGTGTGTGCGCGGGTGTGTGTCTGAAAAGTTGTGTACAAGTGCTCCGTGCTGCCTAGCAAGCGCTAACTGGGATTTCTAGTATTTCTTTGTGATGACCGATTTTGAAATGGGTTTCTCTAATGCCAGGAAATCGCGTCTGATGTTGTCAAGTACTAGAACTGCCAATAGCCAGAGCTGAACGGAATGTCCTATTTATGTGGGGGGGTTTTGTAAGACGTtcgttcactttttttttttttaatgaaatttttaaaataataaaggtTGAGGAAATACACGTCTAACTTTGACTGCCTCTCTCTTTAACTCACTCCAGAGCGTTACATTCACTTTCCCTTTTGCCTACCTTGTAATATCCGCTCCGCGGTGAGATGGGGAAGCCGAAACTGCCGGCGGGAGCGGATGcgctgcggggggcggcgggcggcgagtcgctgccgctgccgctgccgccgccgccgccgccgccgccgccgccgccgccgccggggtcccccgcggcggggcgcggtgAACCTCCCGTCCCGGGGACCTGAAGcgacctggaagagaaggaggtgCCTGAGCACCCTCGGGGCAATCCCAGCCTCCGGGGGCTCCCGGCGCAGGGGTCCCGCCGCTGACCTCAGGGACGCGCTCGCCCCCCCGGGAGCGCAAAGCACCCTGCAAACCCCGCTGAAGCCCCCCAGAAACCTCCCGATACCTCCCGCCCTGCCCTTCACTACCTCCTCGTCCGTGGCAGCGCCGGGACGAGGAGCCCGGGCTGCTGGAGCCTCCGGTT
This is a stretch of genomic DNA from Apteryx mantelli isolate bAptMan1 chromosome 4, bAptMan1.hap1, whole genome shotgun sequence. It encodes these proteins:
- the DIO3 gene encoding thyroxine 5-deiodinase: MLHSLGVHTLQLLTQAAACILLFPRFLLTAVMLWLLDFLCIRKKMLTMPTAEEAASAGEGPPPDDPPVCVSDSNRMFTLESLKAVWHGQKLDFFKSAHVGSLAPNPEVIQLDGQKRLRILDFARGKRPLILNFGSCTUPPFMARLRSFQRLAAHFVDIADFLLVYIEEAHPSDGWVSSDAAYKIPKHQCLQDRLRAAQLMREGAPDCPLAVDTMDNASSAAYGAYFERLYIIQEEKVMYQGGRGPEGYKISELRSWLDQYKTRLQSPSTVVIQV